Proteins encoded within one genomic window of Mycolicibacterium aubagnense:
- a CDS encoding Na+/H+ antiporter subunit A has protein sequence MLTVLYVHAIATVLAPLLVRRWGRRAFYPLALAPTGSLLWLALNWPGKGAQTLHIDWVPQLSMDITLRLDSLAAIMSVLVLGVGTLVLLYCASYFDHADGHTENRLPSFAAELVAFSGAMFGLVCSDNTLLLYVFWELTTVLSFLLVGHYAERATSRRAATQALLVTTFGGLAMLTGIIMLGTLAGTYRLSELVAGAPTGTTSSVAVVLVLIGALSKSAIVPMHFWLPGAMAAPTPVSAYLHAAAMVKAGVYLIARMTPGFADHQPWRPTVVALGLATLLLAGWRAVREYDLKLILAFGTVSQLGLITVMVGAGGGDLMLAGLAMLCAHAMFKAALFMVVGIIDHATGTRDIRKLAWLGRRSPALLGIAVAAAASMAGLPPFFGFVAKEADFETLWHSPTLGASAPFVLATVAFGSVFTTIYSLRFLYGAFARKGKAEPTIRVAEMHRPSLGFLLPPGVLAAAGLGFGLLPNSLDHAIADYTATMPGSTGYHLALWHGVNLPLVLSAVVLASGAAAFGLRHRLERFRVPYLPLGNADRMYDAAIRGADRFAVRLTAFTQRGSIPTTQSMILSTLAVLPIAVLLLGERDQPELRWWNSPIQVVVGLIVLAAAISATVMRNRLAAVLVVGVTGYGCGTLYVFYGAPDLALTQFLVETLTLVVFLLVLRTLPAESDATHMKRHRLPRALLATAVGSSVTGLAVYAMAARNTRPLAELLPDAAYYRGHGANTVNVLLVDIRAWDTLGEISVLLVAATGVASMVFRHRRFGSAPRVPRDHRPTPDITWLRGSDLRDPRHRSLVLEVATRMIFPLIMVLSVYFFFAGHNTPGGGFAGGLTAGLALVLRYLAGGRYELGETLPLDAGKILGAGLALSAGTATASLLLGAPVLSSAVVKFTLPLLGSVKVVTALFFDLGVYLIVVGLVLDILRSLGAKVDEELYAPREAATR, from the coding sequence ATGCTCACCGTTCTGTACGTGCACGCGATCGCCACCGTGCTCGCTCCGTTGTTGGTACGTCGTTGGGGACGGCGGGCGTTCTATCCGCTTGCGCTGGCACCCACCGGCTCATTGCTCTGGTTGGCCCTGAACTGGCCCGGCAAGGGCGCGCAGACCCTGCACATCGACTGGGTGCCGCAGCTGTCCATGGACATCACACTGCGACTGGATTCACTGGCGGCGATCATGTCGGTGCTGGTCCTGGGCGTCGGCACCCTGGTGCTGCTGTACTGCGCGAGTTATTTCGACCACGCCGATGGCCACACCGAAAACCGGCTGCCCAGCTTCGCCGCTGAACTGGTCGCGTTCTCCGGCGCCATGTTCGGACTGGTCTGCAGCGACAACACGCTGCTGCTGTACGTGTTCTGGGAGCTGACGACCGTCCTGTCGTTCCTGTTGGTCGGCCACTACGCCGAGCGCGCCACCAGCCGCCGCGCCGCGACCCAGGCGCTGCTGGTCACCACGTTCGGCGGGCTGGCCATGCTGACCGGCATCATCATGCTGGGGACGCTCGCCGGCACCTACCGGCTGTCCGAACTCGTCGCCGGCGCGCCGACCGGCACCACCTCGTCGGTGGCCGTCGTACTGGTACTGATCGGCGCACTGTCCAAATCGGCCATCGTGCCCATGCACTTCTGGCTGCCGGGCGCCATGGCGGCGCCGACACCCGTCAGCGCCTACCTCCACGCGGCGGCCATGGTGAAAGCCGGTGTGTACCTGATCGCCCGCATGACACCCGGCTTCGCCGACCACCAGCCGTGGCGGCCGACGGTCGTGGCGCTGGGGCTGGCGACGCTGCTGCTGGCCGGTTGGCGCGCCGTCCGCGAGTACGACCTCAAGCTGATCCTGGCCTTCGGCACGGTGAGCCAACTCGGGCTGATCACCGTGATGGTCGGCGCCGGCGGTGGCGACCTGATGCTGGCCGGGCTGGCCATGCTGTGCGCGCACGCGATGTTCAAGGCCGCACTGTTCATGGTGGTCGGGATCATCGACCACGCGACCGGCACCCGCGACATCCGGAAATTGGCCTGGCTCGGCCGCCGCAGCCCCGCGCTGTTGGGCATCGCCGTCGCTGCTGCCGCCAGCATGGCCGGTCTGCCACCGTTCTTCGGCTTCGTCGCGAAGGAAGCGGACTTCGAAACCTTGTGGCACAGCCCGACGTTGGGCGCATCCGCCCCGTTCGTGCTGGCGACCGTGGCCTTCGGGTCGGTGTTCACGACGATCTACAGCCTGCGGTTTCTGTACGGGGCATTCGCCCGAAAGGGCAAGGCAGAGCCGACGATTCGCGTCGCCGAGATGCACCGCCCCAGCCTCGGCTTCCTGCTCCCGCCGGGCGTCCTGGCCGCCGCGGGTCTCGGGTTCGGGCTGCTGCCGAACTCGCTGGATCACGCCATCGCGGACTACACCGCGACCATGCCGGGCAGCACCGGCTATCACCTGGCCCTGTGGCACGGCGTCAACCTGCCACTGGTGTTGTCGGCGGTGGTCCTCGCTTCCGGAGCGGCGGCATTCGGCCTGCGGCACCGGCTCGAACGGTTCCGGGTGCCGTATCTACCGCTCGGCAACGCCGACCGGATGTACGACGCAGCGATCCGCGGCGCGGACCGGTTCGCCGTGCGGCTGACGGCGTTCACCCAGCGCGGATCGATCCCGACGACCCAGTCCATGATCCTGTCCACCCTCGCCGTGCTGCCCATCGCGGTGCTGCTGCTCGGCGAGCGCGACCAGCCCGAACTGCGCTGGTGGAACTCGCCGATCCAGGTGGTCGTCGGCCTGATCGTGCTGGCGGCCGCCATCAGCGCCACAGTGATGCGCAACCGGCTGGCGGCAGTGCTGGTCGTCGGTGTCACCGGCTACGGCTGCGGCACGCTCTACGTCTTCTACGGGGCGCCGGACCTGGCCCTCACCCAATTCCTGGTCGAGACACTGACTTTGGTGGTCTTCCTGCTGGTGCTACGCACCTTGCCCGCCGAATCCGACGCGACGCACATGAAGCGGCACCGACTCCCCCGCGCACTGCTGGCCACCGCCGTCGGCTCGTCGGTCACCGGGCTGGCCGTCTACGCCATGGCCGCCCGCAATACCCGGCCGCTGGCCGAGCTGCTGCCGGACGCGGCCTACTACCGCGGGCACGGCGCCAACACCGTCAACGTGTTGCTGGTGGACATCCGGGCCTGGGACACCCTCGGCGAAATCTCGGTGTTGCTGGTCGCCGCGACCGGCGTGGCGTCAATGGTGTTCCGGCACAGGCGTTTCGGCTCGGCGCCCCGGGTGCCGAGGGACCACCGGCCGACGCCCGACATCACCTGGCTGCGGGGCAGCGACCTTCGCGATCCACGGCACCGCTCACTGGTGCTCGAAGTGGCGACGCGCATGATCTTCCCGCTCATCATGGTGCTGTCGGTGTACTTCTTCTTCGCCGGGCACAACACTCCGGGCGGCGGTTTCGCCGGCGGCCTGACCGCCGGCCTGGCGTTGGTGCTGCGGTACCTGGCCGGCGGCCGCTACGAACTGGGCGAGACGCTGCCACTGGACGCCGGGAAGATTCTGGGTGCGGGGCTGGCCCTGTCCGCCGGGACGGCGACGGCCTCGCTGCTGCTGGGCGCTCCGGTGCTGTCCAGCGCAGTCGTGAAATTCACGCTGCCCCTGCTGGGTTCGGTGAAGGTGGTGACGGCGCTGTTCTTCGACCTCGGCGTGTACCTCATCGTCGTGGGCCTGGTGCTGGACATCCTGCGCAGCCTCGGCGCCAAAGTCGACGAAGAGTTGTACGCACCACGTGAGGCGGCCACCCGATGA
- a CDS encoding Na(+)/H(+) antiporter subunit C, with amino-acid sequence MTTYLVPLVLIGGLTGTGVYLLLERNLTRMLLGLLLIGNAVNLLILVMGGDSGNPPVRGRTSHGQTGTADPLAQGMVLTSIVITMGVAAFVLALNYRAYRLTTVEEVGNDPEDSRLVQLSTTDAPAVDEDRAAPSVVADADAPAELDALPTETDQT; translated from the coding sequence ATGACCACCTATCTCGTACCTCTCGTGCTCATCGGCGGGCTCACCGGCACCGGCGTGTACCTGCTGCTGGAGCGCAACCTGACCCGAATGTTGCTGGGCCTGTTGCTGATCGGCAACGCGGTGAACCTGCTGATCCTGGTCATGGGCGGCGACTCCGGCAATCCGCCGGTACGCGGCCGCACCAGTCACGGTCAGACCGGGACCGCCGATCCGCTGGCACAGGGCATGGTCCTGACCTCCATCGTCATCACCATGGGGGTCGCCGCGTTCGTGCTGGCGCTGAACTACCGGGCCTACCGACTGACCACGGTCGAAGAGGTGGGCAACGACCCCGAGGACAGCCGTCTGGTGCAGCTGTCGACCACCGACGCCCCGGCGGTCGACGAGGACCGCGCCGCACCGTCGGTCGTCGCCGACGCCGACGCGCCCGCCGAACTCGACGCGCTGCCAACCGAAACGGACCAGACGTGA